From Deltaproteobacteria bacterium, the proteins below share one genomic window:
- a CDS encoding 4Fe-4S binding protein — translation MTDSQLKCHIIDACIACGSCETACPERAISEGDIFVVDNDLCNGCSRCARVCPVDACVMEDEVA, via the coding sequence ATGACCGACAGTCAGCTCAAATGCCACATCATCGACGCGTGCATCGCGTGCGGCTCCTGCGAGACCGCGTGCCCCGAGCGCGCGATCTCCGAAGGCGATATCTTCGTCGTCGACAACGACCTGTGCAACGGCTGTTCGCGCTGCGCGCGGGTTTGCCCCGTCGATGCGTGCGTCATGGAAGACGAAGTCGCCTAG
- a CDS encoding rhodanese-like domain-containing protein, with product MNAKKALRDAAILAAIGVVAGISVNVARPNGIPLVAPARGVAQSAPEDAPGLGNLDLAGAKKAFDAGAVFIDARSEHEFTAGHIAGAHHLYYADFEAKGTELLAKLPFDKTIVTYCSGEDCNASDILARHLLDFGFERVRVFFGGWPAWQAAGYPAEGAGEAAPLFEPMGAK from the coding sequence ATGAACGCGAAAAAAGCCCTGCGGGACGCGGCGATTTTGGCGGCGATCGGCGTTGTCGCGGGAATTTCCGTCAATGTCGCGCGCCCGAACGGCATCCCGCTGGTCGCTCCCGCGCGAGGCGTCGCCCAAAGCGCGCCCGAAGACGCGCCGGGGCTCGGGAATCTGGACCTCGCGGGGGCGAAAAAGGCGTTCGACGCGGGCGCGGTTTTCATCGACGCACGCAGCGAGCACGAGTTCACCGCCGGGCACATCGCCGGCGCGCATCATCTCTACTACGCGGATTTCGAGGCGAAGGGCACGGAGCTGCTTGCGAAGCTGCCCTTCGACAAGACGATCGTGACCTACTGCTCGGGCGAGGACTGCAACGCGAGCGACATCCTCGCAAGGCATCTGCTGGATTTCGGCTTCGAGCGCGTGCGGGTGTTCTTCGGCGGCTGGCCCGCGTGGCAGGCGGCGGGGTATCCCGCAGAGGGTGCGGGCGAGGCTGCCCCGCTGTTCGAACCCATGGGGGCGAAATAA
- a CDS encoding DoxX family membrane protein yields MAALLENKYVVLALRIGFGAMWIIAAWDKIAHPDKFAIAVDNYHILPRALVHAVALILPCVEMLVGLCLVAGTAVEGAALLSAAMMVVFIIGLTQALVRGLDISCGCFSQTTGQASKISPWLVLRDAALIAGSVWILVYNRGRWSILNLLRRTPGACVAGH; encoded by the coding sequence ATGGCGGCGCTGCTCGAAAACAAATACGTCGTCCTCGCGCTGCGGATCGGCTTTGGCGCGATGTGGATCATCGCCGCGTGGGACAAGATTGCGCACCCCGACAAGTTCGCCATCGCGGTCGACAACTACCACATACTGCCGCGCGCGCTCGTCCACGCCGTCGCGCTGATTCTGCCGTGCGTGGAGATGCTCGTGGGCCTGTGCCTCGTCGCGGGCACCGCCGTCGAGGGCGCGGCGCTGCTGTCCGCCGCCATGATGGTCGTCTTCATCATCGGTCTCACGCAGGCCCTCGTGCGCGGCCTCGACATCTCGTGCGGATGCTTTTCGCAGACCACGGGGCAGGCATCGAAAATCAGCCCCTGGCTCGTCCTGCGCGACGCCGCGCTGATCGCTGGTTCTGTTTGGATTCTCGTTTATAATCGGGGGCGCTGGTCGATCCTCAACCTGCTGCGGCGCACGCCCGGGGCTTGCGTCGCCGGCCATTGA